The Paeniglutamicibacter sulfureus genome includes a region encoding these proteins:
- a CDS encoding M18 family aminopeptidase: MSSAAIEHINDLSAFVAASPSSFHAAAEAARRLAAAGFTELSESEAWEPGPGGHYVLRDGAIIAWVQPVDATATTGFHIVGSHTDSPSFKLKPKPTTGAHGWLQAGVEVYGGPLLNSWLDRELLLAGRLVLLDGTEALARTAPMLRFPQLAIHLDRTVNDGLTLDKQQHMNPVWGIGNPAEADVLAVLAESAGVDAAEIGGYDVVVADAQRGEVFGGSNEFFASGRLDNLSSVHASLTALVHHAAAGTGEHIAVLAAFDHEEIGSASRSGASGPFLQDVLERIGHGLGADTQDRNRAYSDSVCLSADAGHSVHPNYPGRHDPANRPLLGAGPLLKINANQRYATDAVGAALFARLCAQADVPYQEFVSNNQMPCGSTIGPLTATRLGIRTVDVGIPLLSMHSAREMCGVADPLRLAKISEAFFAA, encoded by the coding sequence ATGTCCAGCGCAGCCATCGAGCACATCAACGACCTGTCCGCCTTCGTCGCCGCCTCGCCGTCCTCCTTCCATGCCGCCGCCGAGGCGGCGCGCCGGCTGGCCGCGGCCGGCTTCACCGAGCTCTCGGAGTCCGAGGCCTGGGAGCCGGGCCCCGGCGGGCACTACGTGCTGCGCGACGGGGCGATCATCGCCTGGGTGCAGCCCGTCGACGCCACCGCAACCACCGGTTTCCACATCGTGGGCTCACACACCGATTCGCCCTCCTTCAAGCTCAAGCCCAAGCCCACCACCGGGGCCCACGGATGGCTGCAGGCGGGAGTGGAGGTCTACGGTGGCCCGCTGCTGAATTCCTGGCTGGACCGCGAGCTGCTGCTCGCCGGACGCCTGGTGCTGCTTGACGGAACGGAGGCGCTGGCGCGCACCGCTCCGATGCTGCGCTTCCCGCAGCTGGCCATCCACCTGGACCGGACCGTGAACGACGGTCTCACCCTGGATAAACAACAGCACATGAACCCGGTGTGGGGGATCGGGAACCCGGCAGAGGCCGACGTGCTGGCGGTGCTGGCCGAATCGGCCGGCGTGGATGCGGCGGAAATCGGCGGCTATGACGTGGTGGTCGCCGATGCGCAGCGCGGCGAGGTCTTCGGGGGCTCCAACGAGTTCTTCGCTTCCGGGCGCCTGGACAACCTCTCCTCCGTGCACGCCTCGCTCACCGCCCTGGTGCACCACGCGGCAGCGGGCACCGGCGAGCACATCGCCGTGCTCGCCGCCTTCGACCACGAGGAGATCGGCTCGGCCTCGCGCTCCGGTGCGTCCGGCCCGTTTCTGCAGGATGTCCTCGAACGCATCGGGCACGGACTGGGCGCCGACACCCAGGACCGCAACCGCGCCTACTCCGACTCGGTCTGCCTCTCGGCCGATGCCGGGCACTCGGTGCACCCGAACTACCCGGGACGCCACGATCCGGCCAACCGCCCGCTGCTGGGGGCCGGTCCGCTGCTGAAGATCAACGCCAACCAGCGCTACGCCACCGACGCGGTGGGAGCCGCGCTCTTCGCCAGGTTGTGCGCGCAGGCAGATGTCCCGTACCAGGAATTCGTGTCCAACAACCAGATGCCGTGCGGGTCGACCATCGGCCCGCTGACCGCCACCAGGCTGGGCATCCGCACGGTGGATGTGGGGATCCCGTTGCTGTCGATGCACTCGGCGCGCGAGATGTGCGGCGTGGCCGATCCGCTGCGCCTGGCGAAAATCTCCGAGGCGTTCTTCGCAGCCTGA